The Tautonia rosea genomic sequence GGCACCGTCGATACGGCCCGTTGCCGGCGAGGATCGAACGTCTCATCCTCGGTTCCGAACGGCTCGACACCCTGGCGGTAAAGGATATCTTCAAGTCCTTGCTGAACGTCTCGAAGGACCTGCGTATTGTCCGCTCCACCGATGGCATCGGCCATCTTCCCCAGATCGTCGTGCAACTGGATCAGGTCAATGAAGATCGGTTTCGTGATCTTCAACAACAGGTCGTTCTTGTATTCCTGTAACTCCGCGTGAAGCCGGTCCACCACCTTTTCTCGGCTCGATTCCGCCCGGAACTCCCGGTCCATCACGGCTTGAAGCCGATCCATGCGACCGCCAAGTTGCGTAATGGCTTCAAGCACGGGAGCCATCGAGTCCACCGTTGGTTCCTGAGCCTCCACCTGTTCCGGCTCGATCCTCAACTCGGCCGGATTCTCCCACGTATCCACCACCTCATAAGCCGAGGCCGCCATGATCATGGCAACCTCGACCGCTTCGGGCTCGACCGACGGCATTTGCGCCTCTTCGGTCTCGGGTGGAACCTCGGTCTCTTCCGGGCGAGTCGCGTCACTCATGATCGGCTCGGAAAAAAAAAGGGCAGCGTATCAGTCAAATCTCATGAACGAATCAACTTTTGCTGCTGAAGCAACCACAGAAGCGGGCGTTCGACAAGCAACGGGGTCGGCAGCGGTTGGGCCGCATCATCCTCGGCTGCGGCGGCATCCCCGAGTGCCGAACATGCGAAAAACCGATGGCGGGGAAAATCGATGCTCAAATGCTCCAGAAACGACATCTGATCCCACCGCCTCATGGCGGCCTGAACTTCGTCATGAACCAGTTGATCGCTCAACTGCCTCACGTTCTTGCCGGGAACTGAGGTCGCAACCTCATGCAGCGATGTTCCAGAAGCCATCAATGGTCCCCAACGATCGAGCTTGTTTAAACAAATCGCCAGTGGCACTCGGACCGGAGTCCGTTCGAAGAAACTGGCGAGCTTTGACAGGTCCTCCCGATAGTCGGCCGGTGGCGCAATCGACTCCTTCGGGGTCAAGCGGATTCGAGGGTCCGACGCCACCTGCGGCAACCGCATCGGATCAATCAGCAAGAGCAACCCTTTTGCTCGCTGAATCAGGTGGCCGGCTTCCCGACGAAGCACTGAGAAATTCATCTCCCAATCTTCACCCGCCATATCTGAGAACGAAAGCAACGGCTCTGCTCCCCCCTTCCCCCGACGCTTCACTCGATACACCAGCGGTTGCAAAACGCGCCGGTTCATTTCCAGTGGAGGAGTCGGCATATGGGACTGACGGGTCACCTCTCCCCACTGGCCCACACCGATTCCCTCCATTGCCGAACCGTACGTGACCTCCTGATATTCCTGACGGTATCGACGACGGACCTCCTCGTCGATCGGCTCCAGCAAGAGGCCGCGATCGGGGCCAACATGCTGATTCAGTTCGTGCAGGACCACCGTCATGAACGTCGTTTTTCCCACCGATTGCGGGCCGAAGATCGTCAGATGCCCCGGCCTTCGGGCGATCGCTGCCTCAGGCATCCGTTGATGGCATCGCGGACAAAGGCGGCAATCCGTCGCTCGACCGCACTGAGGACAGTCCAGCGACCCCGGCAAGATCATCCAGTCCATCAGGCGACGAACACCCCGGCGCTCGTCTTGCCTCGGATCGATCCACCAGGGACTTCGAACCATCGAATCCGCGTTCGGACCGAAATAGGTCCGCGTCAGAATCGGATCTTCTACCTGTCGGCCAAAGTCGTTCTCGCAGGCCGTACTCTCACACTTGATGTGAAGCTCAAAGGCCGCAAACCGCTCGAAACAGAACGGACACTGCACGCGCCGAAGCGGATCGAGTCGAGTCAGTAGGTCCAGCGGCATCAGCAGACTCGGGCGACAGGACGAAGGGGCCTGTCCGGCGACCTCGCGGAGACCGGGCGATCAATCCATCCTCGCTCAATCGCCAGAGACGATCAACGGTCCAGCAGGCTTGCGGTGGATCAGTCAACCTCCGAGGTTCACCCAATCCTCACCAAGATCGACTGTTCATCGACCCACAAGAGGACTAAAATCTGAATGATCCGCTCAATCCCTCTTGATCCGAGCTGGGCCATTGAATCGCCCTTCGGTCCTGATGCTTCGTCGTTTTCCCTTCGCCGCCTGGATCACCCTGAGCGCCGCTCTGGTTGCGGCCGGTGCCTCGATCCGATTCGACGGCACGTATCGGGTGTCTGATCAGCTCGTCCTGGGCATGCTCTTCTTCGTGGCGGCGTTCATGCTCACCGTCGCCCTGATCTGCTGGCTGCCACTTCTGCGCAGACTTCCCGACGCCCGGTCCACCGGCCGAATCGTCATCCTGTTTGTCCTTGCCCCCGCCCTATCGATGGGACTCCTGGCCAGCATGGCCTTCGAAAGCAAGGAGGCAGCCGCCGCTCGGCACCGTGCTCACCTCCTGCGCGTGGCTCAGATCATCGTCGAGGATTACAACCAGCGCGGACGGATGCCCGTCCTCCTGGACGATGCTCTCGAACGCTCCCGAACGCCACTGCCGCATCGAGGCGATGCCAACGGCCGATCCATCACATATCAGAAGCTCGACTCAGACAATTCACTGATTTGTGCCCCATCGTGCCGGGTTCACATCGAGATCGAGGCGACCCAAATCCGTTACCTGACCTGGCCCGAGGGACATCCCGACCCCTGCGGGAATCGTTCTGATTCGTCTTACTGGAGCGGCTCCGATCCGGATCGCACTGGCCCAACCAATCTAACCCGTCCACCTGTGACGAATCCCGGCCCGCAACAGTCTGAAGACCATGTCGAAACGATCCGAGAGGCTGCCATTCGAAACGACGGACGGCCCCCGGATCGTTTTTTTGGACATGTCGAGCACTTAAACGCCAGCCGCCTTCTTCAAGGCGTCAATTGCGGGCGCGTAGTTCGGTTCACTTGCGACTTCCTTCACATATTCCACGTGCGTGATCGTCCCGTTCGGGTCGACAACGAACAGAGCTCTCGCCAGCAACGGTACCGGCACGCCGGCCATTAACACGCCGTAATGCTGTCCGAAGCTCTGATTGTGGAGGTCGGAGAGGTTCGTCATGTTCCCAACCTGCGCCTCATCGCAGAACCGGGCCATGGCGAACGGCAGGTCGGTACTGATCGTATACGCGGCGACGGTGTCCCCCAGCTCCTTGAGCGTGCTCGACAAGGTTCGGGTTTGGGTATTGCACACGGGAGTATCCAGCGACGGTACCACGCTAAACAGTCGGGCCTTTCCGCCGGTGTCCTTTAACGTGACCACTTCGAGCCCCGAGGCCCCCTTCGTGACGCACGTAAATTCCGGCGCCGTGTCCCCCACATTCAGGCGAGGACCCACCAGATCAATCGGGTTCCCCTTCATCGTCACTTCACCGCTGCGCGTCTCAGCCATCGCTCAGTTCTCCGTGTTGGTTGGGATCATGCCAATGATTTCATGATCGTTTCGAATCATGATCGTTCTCTCAGGCCAGAGCTTCTGCCAGGGTTCGCCGAAGGCAATCGAGGCTCTGACGGGCGGTCTCCTCGGCACCGGGGGTGAAGTCAAAGACCTCGACCGAAACCCAGCGATCATATCCCGAGTCCACCA encodes the following:
- a CDS encoding nucleotide exchange factor GrpE, producing MSDATRPEETEVPPETEEAQMPSVEPEAVEVAMIMAASAYEVVDTWENPAELRIEPEQVEAQEPTVDSMAPVLEAITQLGGRMDRLQAVMDREFRAESSREKVVDRLHAELQEYKNDLLLKITKPIFIDLIQLHDDLGKMADAIGGADNTQVLRDVQQGLEDILYRQGVEPFGTEDETFDPRRQRAVSTVPTDDPGQAKRIAVRLRPGFSMGEKVIRPELVSVYALNRSSPS
- the tpx gene encoding thiol peroxidase → MAETRSGEVTMKGNPIDLVGPRLNVGDTAPEFTCVTKGASGLEVVTLKDTGGKARLFSVVPSLDTPVCNTQTRTLSSTLKELGDTVAAYTISTDLPFAMARFCDEAQVGNMTNLSDLHNQSFGQHYGVLMAGVPVPLLARALFVVDPNGTITHVEYVKEVASEPNYAPAIDALKKAAGV